One genomic window of Bartonella sp. HY038 includes the following:
- a CDS encoding SDR family NAD(P)-dependent oxidoreductase — translation MKPLNECRVVVTGAGSGIGSAIAIEFAKQNSKLLISDINEQANAKTLAECKKYTKHVISFTADIGTVAGCHQLIDSCVRHYDGIDVLVNNAGLLTQAPVLDLTLDMWDQMLRIDLTSVFLTSQRALPHMIKQKWGRIINIASQLGIKGGVELAHYAAAKAGVIGFTKSLAQEVARHNVLVNAIAPGPISTALVDGISEKWKTEKAKELPLQRFGQAEEVAPTAILLASDPGGNLFVGQTLGPNSGDVMP, via the coding sequence ATGAAACCTTTAAATGAGTGTCGTGTTGTTGTTACCGGCGCGGGTAGCGGCATCGGTTCTGCTATTGCAATTGAATTTGCCAAACAAAATTCAAAATTATTAATAAGTGATATTAACGAGCAAGCAAACGCTAAAACTCTAGCCGAATGCAAGAAATACACCAAGCATGTTATTTCATTTACGGCGGATATTGGCACTGTTGCTGGTTGCCATCAACTCATTGATAGTTGTGTTCGTCATTATGATGGCATCGACGTGCTTGTTAATAATGCTGGTCTGTTGACCCAAGCGCCTGTATTAGATCTCACCCTTGACATGTGGGATCAAATGTTACGGATTGATTTAACCAGCGTTTTTTTAACATCTCAACGCGCACTACCCCATATGATAAAACAAAAATGGGGCAGAATTATTAATATAGCTTCGCAGCTTGGTATTAAAGGAGGAGTTGAGTTGGCACATTATGCGGCAGCAAAAGCCGGTGTTATTGGCTTTACAAAGTCATTAGCCCAAGAAGTTGCAAGGCATAATGTTTTGGTGAATGCCATTGCCCCAGGGCCAATTTCGACGGCGTTGGTCGATGGTATTAGTGAAAAATGGAAAACTGAAAAAGCTAAAGAATTACCATTGCAGCGTTTTGGCCAAGCTGAAGAAGTGGCTCCAACAGCTATTTTATTAGCCTCAGATCCTGGGGGTAATCTTTTCGTTGGGCAAACACTTGGCCCCAATAGCGGCGATGTTATGCCCTAA
- a CDS encoding polysaccharide deacetylase, producing MSKEIFVSFGIDVDAVAGWLGSYGGEDSPDDISRGLFAGEVGSMRLLKLFEKYNIKTTWFIPGHSAETFPEQMKAVANAGHEIGLHGYSHENPIAMTAQQEEAILDKTIEILTNLSGKRPTGYVAPWWEFSNITNELLLKKGIKYDHSLMHDDYTPYYVRVGDSWTKIDYSQHPDSWMKPLIRGEETDLIEIPANWYLDDLPPMMFIKKSPNSHGFVNPRDIEQMWKDQFDWVYREMDYAVFPITIHPDVSGRAQVLLMLERLIEHFKQHEGVKFVTMNEIATDFANRRPRKK from the coding sequence ATGAGTAAAGAAATATTTGTTTCATTTGGTATAGATGTTGATGCTGTGGCTGGGTGGCTTGGCTCCTATGGTGGCGAGGATTCTCCCGATGATATTTCACGAGGCTTATTTGCCGGTGAAGTTGGTTCAATGCGATTATTAAAGCTGTTTGAAAAATATAATATCAAAACGACGTGGTTTATTCCTGGACATTCTGCAGAAACATTTCCCGAGCAGATGAAAGCCGTTGCTAATGCTGGCCATGAAATTGGCTTACATGGATATAGTCATGAAAATCCAATTGCAATGACAGCGCAGCAAGAAGAAGCAATTTTAGATAAGACAATAGAAATATTGACTAATTTATCGGGAAAAAGGCCAACGGGATATGTTGCGCCATGGTGGGAATTTAGCAATATTACCAATGAATTATTGTTAAAAAAAGGCATTAAATACGACCATAGTCTCATGCATGATGATTATACGCCTTATTATGTGCGCGTTGGTGATTCATGGACTAAAATCGATTATAGCCAACATCCAGATAGTTGGATGAAGCCACTTATTCGCGGTGAAGAAACCGATTTAATCGAAATTCCTGCCAATTGGTATCTTGATGATCTTCCGCCTATGATGTTTATCAAAAAATCACCGAATAGTCATGGTTTTGTAAATCCACGCGATATTGAGCAAATGTGGAAAGACCAATTTGACTGGGTCTATCGTGAAATGGATTATGCCGTTTTTCCAATTACGATCCATCCCGATGTTTCTGGACGAGCGCAAGTGCTTCTTATGCTTGAGCGTTTGATAGAGCACTTCAAGCAGCATGAAGGGGTAAAATTTGTCACTATGAATGAAATAGCAACAGATTTCGCCAATCGTCGTCCCCGCAAAAAATAA
- a CDS encoding DUF5682 family protein: MDKRVHLFGIRHHGPGSAASLLHALNTLDPVVVLIEGPPEANNLIHFANYKGMTPPLALLIYDAENPAQSVFYPFAAYSPEWQAMRWALDHGKEVRFIDLPVGMSFALYEKYKQKATDKAAKEDESEDKNNQHGDENGDEAQNAELLTSPTISDDKREINDPLELLAKLAGYDDGESWWNALIEERGAASDVFPAITQAMSALRNEIGFSLERSPMAVEREQMREAHMRLEIAKAIKENNGEIAVICGAWHVPALAEKHAQSADRDCLKGLKPIKTAATWAPWSETRLATGSGYGAGVAAPGWYGHLWSKYKGDQNVDAAELASHWQAQVGRLLRDQGFSGATASVIEAARLALTLATLHGRSIPDIDDMRDASLAALCQGEAAAFHLIDKKLFVGEKIGSLDDSVPQLPLMEDLQRWQKKTRLKPEALDSDISVDLRSEAGLIKSTLLHRLNLIEVPWGQLTASSAGRGTFREQWRLRWQPELSVALAEAMVYGVTIEMASANAAIAKARASQAIGELAKIVEGCLLADLPQAAEIIIARLQEVAVVDSDIGSLMKAIPPLVSVLRYGTARRIPENELRKLVETLLNEIHVNLEMAVRNLNEDEASALADIIADLDPAISQFDNKTILENWVFTLTKIISHDMTSPAIAGRVLRLLHERGALEQTVVATHFSRHLTPPIAPQDAGLFLESFLSGSPEILLQDTHLIALVNEWLLQIDESIFIELLPIIRRGFSDFDAIARRRLTALVKTAAVQSSTPENFAQQGQNVSKDDNAASNVTEAFYAALPLLETILGLQKDTIARNNKGESQ; encoded by the coding sequence ATGGATAAGCGCGTTCATCTTTTTGGTATTAGACACCATGGGCCAGGGTCTGCGGCAAGCCTTTTGCATGCGCTTAATACCCTTGATCCGGTCGTGGTGTTGATTGAAGGGCCACCAGAGGCCAATAATCTTATCCATTTTGCCAATTATAAAGGCATGACACCGCCATTGGCATTGCTCATTTATGATGCCGAAAATCCTGCGCAATCCGTATTTTACCCCTTCGCCGCCTATTCACCTGAATGGCAAGCCATGCGCTGGGCGCTTGACCACGGTAAAGAAGTTCGTTTCATTGATTTGCCGGTTGGCATGTCTTTTGCCCTTTATGAAAAATATAAGCAAAAAGCTACTGATAAAGCTGCAAAAGAAGATGAAAGCGAAGATAAAAATAACCAACATGGTGATGAGAATGGTGATGAAGCCCAAAATGCCGAACTTCTCACCTCCCCAACCATAAGCGATGACAAACGAGAGATTAATGATCCATTAGAATTGCTAGCCAAGCTTGCTGGTTATGATGATGGTGAAAGTTGGTGGAATGCTCTTATTGAAGAGCGCGGTGCGGCTAGTGATGTTTTTCCTGCCATTACCCAAGCAATGAGCGCGTTACGCAATGAAATCGGCTTTTCGTTAGAGCGTAGTCCAATGGCAGTTGAGCGCGAGCAGATGCGTGAAGCCCATATGCGGCTTGAAATTGCCAAAGCGATCAAAGAAAATAATGGCGAAATTGCCGTTATTTGCGGTGCATGGCACGTGCCGGCTTTGGCTGAAAAACATGCTCAATCCGCTGATAGAGATTGTTTAAAAGGTTTAAAGCCAATAAAAACTGCAGCAACATGGGCACCGTGGAGCGAAACACGATTAGCAACTGGTTCTGGCTATGGCGCAGGTGTTGCCGCACCCGGTTGGTATGGTCATTTATGGTCAAAATATAAGGGCGATCAAAATGTCGATGCGGCAGAGCTTGCCTCCCATTGGCAAGCACAAGTTGGGCGTTTATTACGCGACCAAGGTTTTTCTGGCGCAACGGCATCGGTGATTGAAGCGGCAAGGCTTGCCCTAACCCTTGCCACGTTACATGGCCGCAGCATTCCTGATATTGATGATATGCGTGATGCTAGCCTTGCCGCTCTTTGCCAAGGCGAAGCTGCTGCATTCCACCTCATTGATAAAAAGCTATTTGTTGGTGAAAAAATTGGTAGCCTTGATGACAGCGTGCCGCAATTACCATTGATGGAAGATTTGCAACGCTGGCAAAAAAAGACAAGACTAAAGCCTGAAGCTTTAGATAGCGATATATCGGTTGATTTGCGCAGTGAGGCGGGGCTTATTAAATCAACTTTGTTGCATCGCCTTAATCTTATTGAAGTGCCGTGGGGTCAGTTAACTGCAAGCTCCGCCGGACGCGGTACATTTCGCGAGCAATGGCGGTTGCGTTGGCAGCCAGAATTATCAGTCGCTCTTGCTGAAGCCATGGTCTATGGCGTAACCATTGAAATGGCATCAGCCAATGCTGCTATTGCCAAAGCACGCGCTAGCCAAGCGATTGGCGAACTTGCAAAAATTGTTGAGGGCTGCTTACTTGCCGATTTGCCTCAAGCGGCGGAGATTATTATTGCTCGCTTACAAGAAGTTGCAGTTGTTGATAGCGATATTGGCAGTTTGATGAAGGCTATACCACCGCTTGTTTCTGTATTGCGTTACGGCACAGCACGGCGCATTCCTGAAAATGAATTGCGTAAATTGGTCGAAACACTGCTAAATGAAATCCACGTTAATCTTGAAATGGCGGTTCGCAATTTAAACGAGGATGAAGCAAGCGCACTTGCCGATATTATCGCTGATCTTGATCCAGCAATCAGCCAATTTGACAATAAAACTATTTTAGAAAATTGGGTTTTCACCTTAACAAAAATCATTAGCCACGACATGACAAGCCCTGCCATTGCTGGTCGGGTTTTACGGCTTTTGCATGAACGCGGAGCCTTGGAGCAAACAGTCGTTGCAACGCATTTTTCTCGCCATTTAACCCCGCCGATTGCACCACAAGATGCAGGGCTTTTTCTGGAAAGTTTTCTATCGGGGTCGCCTGAAATTTTGTTGCAAGATACCCATCTTATTGCGCTGGTCAATGAATGGCTGCTGCAAATTGACGAGTCGATCTTTATCGAATTACTACCGATTATTCGCCGCGGCTTTAGTGATTTTGATGCCATTGCTCGCCGTCGTTTAACCGCACTTGTTAAAACAGCAGCTGTGCAAAGTTCAACGCCAGAAAATTTTGCCCAACAAGGGCAAAATGTGTCAAAGGATGATAACGCAGCTTCCAATGTGACAGAAGCGTTTTATGCGGCTCTTCCCTTATTGGAAACCATTCTTGGTCTGCAAAAAGACACGATAGCCCGCAATAATAAGGGAGAAAGCCAATGA
- a CDS encoding GTP-binding protein, with protein sequence MIPIHIITGFLGSGKTSFIKQLLKNGSQENTLVLINEFGSIGIDDIMVQNISENTYLMPNGCICCAVLSDLKMTLFNVLNKRNNKEIPYFDKILIETTGLANPASLLATILNDVHLKGSFSMNGLTTIVDAEHARLQYDLHPEWLTQVVASHQIFISKVDRVEHQELIFVQKLIEALNPDANLILKDNMETMKQLFLRDENLKCDYQKALIFNKDENKIHNQAVSFTITHDKPINWLIFGLWLNLLLKKHGENILRVKGILNLEDSKNPILIHGVQHCLYPPEHLECWPWDDQFSRLVFIVRNIERENIVRSFKAFTSLT encoded by the coding sequence ATGATCCCAATCCATATTATAACCGGCTTTTTAGGCAGTGGTAAAACCAGTTTTATCAAACAATTGCTTAAAAATGGTTCGCAAGAAAATACCCTTGTTTTAATCAACGAGTTTGGCAGCATCGGTATTGATGATATTATGGTTCAAAATATTTCAGAAAATACCTATCTTATGCCTAATGGCTGTATTTGTTGTGCAGTCTTATCTGATTTAAAAATGACACTGTTTAATGTCCTTAATAAGCGAAATAATAAAGAAATACCCTATTTTGATAAGATATTAATAGAAACCACAGGGCTTGCTAATCCTGCGTCTTTATTGGCCACCATATTGAATGACGTTCATTTAAAGGGCAGTTTTTCAATGAATGGCTTAACCACTATTGTGGATGCTGAACATGCTAGATTGCAATATGATTTACACCCAGAATGGCTGACGCAGGTGGTGGCATCGCACCAAATTTTTATAAGTAAAGTTGATAGGGTCGAACATCAAGAGCTCATCTTTGTACAAAAATTGATAGAGGCCTTAAATCCTGATGCTAATCTTATTTTGAAAGACAACATGGAAACGATGAAACAGTTGTTTTTGCGAGATGAAAACTTGAAATGTGATTATCAAAAGGCTCTCATATTTAATAAAGATGAAAATAAAATTCACAATCAAGCTGTAAGTTTTACTATCACCCATGATAAGCCGATAAATTGGCTCATCTTTGGATTATGGCTTAATCTATTATTGAAAAAACATGGTGAGAATATTTTACGCGTAAAAGGCATTTTAAATCTTGAAGATTCAAAAAATCCAATATTGATCCATGGGGTTCAACATTGCTTATACCCACCAGAACATTTAGAATGTTGGCCGTGGGATGACCAATTTTCAAGATTGGTTTTTATTGTTAGAAATATAGAGCGTGAAAATATAGTGCGGTCCTTTAAGGCTTTCACATCATTGACTTAA
- a CDS encoding DUF5691 domain-containing protein: MIDDLQGFEPLAQTWPFMSTQSRRALLSFLDKNSADSKLAEAAAMLIDYFQISPHPFDFLKLSNFAKSHAAMLGPNYQKLCGVEDGGKIDEIHSEDDWQTASPSAKVRYFSKLRWRDPKAGLEFLEKYFSSQPANIRYSLLGHMSAYLSEIDRPFLEGLSTDRSVHVRQEAEKLIKDLHMTTLLNDRNNQLIKSIAVEKKGFIKRRRTLALDSATAQKMKIANNGTPYGVIQDFRHISLNALIEALDFESVESLFEAAKDDEALIIGFAVSAFVHQEFTALKNSAHLLPADLWQHFLCFPSYNIAIESDDEIEFYIENLFHPEKMTSPLLPDHLSHLYTIIKKPLPVEKFEALDQSGLLDQYIKDTLELEEEERKVSFQRMMHAFAALTPPQSLSILKKYIDKCPYEYVDNVQYYTKFATAIAKDAAQ, encoded by the coding sequence TTGATTGATGACTTACAAGGCTTTGAACCATTAGCGCAAACATGGCCTTTTATGTCGACGCAAAGCCGCCGCGCTTTATTATCTTTTCTTGACAAAAATTCTGCAGATAGCAAACTTGCAGAAGCAGCTGCGATGCTGATTGATTATTTTCAGATTAGCCCTCACCCTTTTGATTTTTTAAAACTATCAAATTTTGCAAAATCTCACGCTGCTATGCTGGGTCCTAATTACCAAAAACTTTGCGGCGTTGAAGACGGCGGTAAAATTGACGAAATCCATTCTGAAGACGATTGGCAAACTGCCTCACCTTCAGCAAAAGTAAGGTATTTTTCTAAATTACGCTGGCGTGATCCTAAGGCTGGACTAGAGTTTTTAGAAAAATATTTTTCTTCTCAACCTGCAAATATTCGCTACAGTTTGTTAGGGCACATGAGTGCTTATCTTAGTGAAATTGACCGACCATTTTTAGAGGGACTGTCTACAGATCGATCTGTTCATGTGAGACAAGAAGCTGAAAAGCTAATTAAAGATTTACACATGACAACTTTGCTTAATGACAGAAATAACCAGCTTATCAAATCGATTGCAGTTGAAAAAAAAGGTTTTATAAAACGCCGTAGGACTTTAGCACTTGATTCAGCAACAGCACAGAAAATGAAGATAGCAAACAATGGGACTCCGTATGGGGTTATTCAAGACTTTCGCCATATTTCACTAAATGCGTTGATCGAAGCTTTGGATTTTGAGAGCGTTGAAAGTCTATTTGAAGCGGCCAAAGATGATGAAGCGCTTATTATTGGTTTTGCCGTTAGTGCTTTTGTCCATCAAGAATTTACTGCATTAAAAAATAGCGCCCATCTTTTGCCTGCTGATTTATGGCAGCATTTTTTATGCTTTCCAAGTTATAATATAGCTATCGAAAGCGATGATGAAATCGAATTTTATATTGAAAATTTATTTCATCCTGAAAAAATGACATCACCTCTATTACCTGATCACTTAAGCCATCTCTACACAATTATAAAAAAACCTTTACCAGTTGAAAAATTTGAGGCCTTAGACCAATCGGGACTGCTAGACCAATATATCAAAGATACATTAGAGCTAGAAGAAGAAGAAAGAAAAGTTTCTTTTCAACGTATGATGCATGCTTTTGCAGCATTAACTCCACCTCAATCCTTATCAATTTTAAAAAAATATATTGACAAATGTCCTTATGAATATGTGGACAATGTTCAATATTATACCAAATTTGCGACAGCCATAGCAAAGGATGCAGCCCAATGA
- a CDS encoding SDR family NAD(P)-dependent oxidoreductase, with product MERETPVALITGAASGIGQALAVAYAQNNIRVIGGYYEKDPHDPVVTQQLVEKQGGQCLMLPLDVGDAQSVENATQQAISHFGRLDYAIANAGLLRQSSLLEMTDSAWDEMINIDLTGVMRTFRAAARHMVDGGAMVAISSIAGGVYGWQDHVHYAGAKSGVPGLVRSIAVELAPRRIRCNTIIPGLIETPQSLDAKNSLGPEGLKAAGKIIPLGRVGKPDEVAEVIQFLTSTKASYITGQTIIVDGGLTIRWPD from the coding sequence ATGGAAAGAGAAACACCCGTTGCCTTAATTACTGGTGCTGCAAGTGGTATTGGTCAGGCTTTGGCTGTAGCATATGCACAAAACAATATTCGCGTTATTGGGGGATATTATGAAAAAGACCCCCATGACCCTGTTGTAACGCAACAATTGGTAGAAAAGCAAGGTGGTCAATGCCTTATGTTACCCTTAGATGTTGGCGATGCACAATCGGTTGAAAATGCCACTCAACAGGCTATTAGCCATTTTGGGCGGTTAGATTATGCAATCGCCAATGCCGGTCTATTAAGGCAATCATCTTTATTAGAAATGACCGATAGCGCATGGGACGAGATGATTAATATTGATCTTACCGGCGTAATGCGAACATTTCGTGCTGCTGCGCGACATATGGTGGATGGCGGCGCTATGGTAGCAATATCTTCCATCGCTGGTGGTGTTTATGGTTGGCAAGATCATGTTCATTATGCGGGGGCAAAATCAGGCGTTCCGGGTTTGGTTCGCTCCATCGCGGTAGAGCTTGCGCCGCGGCGTATTCGTTGTAATACGATTATTCCCGGTTTAATTGAAACGCCGCAATCGCTTGATGCTAAAAATTCACTTGGTCCTGAAGGTTTGAAAGCTGCCGGCAAGATTATTCCATTAGGCAGAGTTGGAAAGCCTGATGAAGTTGCGGAAGTTATTCAGTTTTTAACCAGCACCAAAGCGAGCTATATTACCGGACAAACGATTATTGTCGATGGCGGACTAACCATTCGTTGGCCCGATTAA
- a CDS encoding AAA family ATPase: MSEQLRKNAENLYAHELEALRKDDDRSRPPGWLMSPNAVVDYLMGGTTKDGTEISPKYIGNRRLMETAVATLATDRALLLLGMPGTAKSWVSEHLAAAISGSSERLVQCTAGTDENQLRYSWNYAMLLAHGPSQEALVRTPVLRAMTEGTLVRLEELTRMGSDVQDTLITLLSEKTLPVPELDFAFSAKQGFNVIATANNRDKGVNELSSALKRRFNVVVLPAPATIEEETAIVTKRVGEIGGGLKLPEIEPAAEEISRIVTIFRELREGQTLNGKLKLKTVSGSLSTAEAISVGISAWAQAGHFGSGRVDAVSLAGNLVGAIVKDPGADSVALQEYMENVVRTRKNWDDLYTALRDVA; this comes from the coding sequence ATGAGTGAGCAATTAAGAAAGAATGCCGAAAATCTTTATGCCCATGAGCTTGAAGCTTTACGCAAGGATGATGACCGTTCGCGTCCACCAGGTTGGCTTATGTCACCCAATGCTGTCGTTGATTATTTAATGGGCGGCACAACCAAGGACGGCACAGAAATTTCACCCAAATATATTGGTAATCGCCGTTTGATGGAAACCGCCGTTGCAACTCTTGCTACCGATCGCGCTTTGCTGCTGCTTGGCATGCCCGGCACGGCAAAAAGTTGGGTATCGGAGCATTTAGCGGCAGCAATTTCAGGTTCATCAGAGCGTTTGGTGCAATGCACAGCCGGAACCGATGAAAATCAGCTTCGTTATAGCTGGAATTATGCCATGCTTTTGGCCCATGGCCCATCGCAAGAAGCCTTGGTGCGCACGCCGGTTTTACGTGCGATGACGGAAGGAACCTTGGTACGCCTTGAAGAGCTAACCCGTATGGGATCAGATGTTCAAGATACACTTATCACTTTACTTTCAGAAAAAACACTGCCTGTTCCTGAACTTGATTTTGCTTTTTCAGCTAAGCAAGGTTTTAATGTTATCGCCACCGCTAATAATCGCGATAAAGGCGTTAATGAATTATCATCAGCATTAAAGCGCCGTTTCAATGTGGTGGTTTTACCCGCCCCTGCCACGATTGAAGAAGAAACCGCTATTGTCACCAAACGAGTTGGCGAAATTGGTGGCGGCTTAAAACTGCCAGAAATTGAACCTGCGGCGGAAGAAATCAGCCGTATTGTTACAATTTTCCGCGAATTGCGTGAAGGCCAAACCCTTAATGGCAAGCTAAAACTTAAAACTGTTAGCGGTTCACTTTCTACAGCTGAGGCTATTTCGGTTGGCATATCGGCTTGGGCACAAGCAGGACATTTTGGCTCTGGCCGTGTTGATGCGGTGAGCCTTGCTGGTAATCTTGTCGGCGCTATTGTTAAAGACCCCGGTGCCGATAGTGTAGCGCTTCAAGAATATATGGAAAATGTCGTGCGCACACGGAAAAATTGGGATGATCTTTATACCGCTTTGCGCGATGTCGCATAA
- a CDS encoding VWA domain-containing protein, whose translation MTLSDQQRRWQLALGSDDENRDLLSKSDQRLDLALSALYGNGETTKKGKGGLGGSMPRVANWLGDVREFFPTPVVQLIQRDAFKRLNLTAMMLEPEFLTTLEADVHLVADLISLRGVIPDKTKDTARQVVKKVVDELMKQLEQKTTETIRGAVQRGARTRRPRFADIDWPRTINANLRHWQKDFNTIVPETLIGFRRQSRKLADLDNVILCVDQSGSMASSVVYASIFAAVMASLPVIRTQLVCFDTAILDLTEQLQDPVEVLFGVQLGGGTDINMALGYCADLIEQPAKTHLVLITDLYEGGNAQQMLARAAELKRSGVNLIVLLALSDDGKPSYDHQHAQSLAAMDCPVFACTPDRFPSLMAAALQRQDLNQWAEANDIAPLIDQSAH comes from the coding sequence ATGACCTTGAGCGACCAACAAAGACGCTGGCAATTGGCCTTAGGTAGCGATGACGAAAATCGTGATTTATTAAGCAAGAGCGATCAAAGACTGGATTTAGCCCTAAGCGCTCTTTACGGCAATGGCGAAACAACAAAAAAAGGCAAAGGCGGCCTTGGTGGTTCGATGCCGCGCGTTGCCAATTGGCTTGGTGATGTACGCGAATTTTTTCCAACGCCAGTGGTGCAACTGATCCAGCGTGATGCCTTTAAACGGCTTAATCTAACCGCTATGATGCTAGAGCCAGAATTCTTAACCACTTTGGAAGCCGATGTGCATCTTGTCGCCGACCTTATCTCCCTGCGCGGTGTTATTCCCGATAAAACCAAAGATACCGCACGGCAAGTGGTTAAAAAAGTGGTCGATGAATTGATGAAACAGCTTGAGCAAAAGACTACCGAAACCATTCGCGGGGCAGTGCAACGCGGCGCAAGGACACGGCGTCCGCGCTTTGCCGATATTGATTGGCCACGTACCATTAATGCTAATCTTCGCCATTGGCAAAAAGACTTTAACACAATTGTACCGGAAACTTTAATTGGCTTTCGCCGTCAGTCACGCAAATTGGCGGATCTTGACAATGTCATCTTATGCGTTGATCAATCTGGTTCAATGGCAAGCTCGGTGGTGTATGCATCTATCTTTGCCGCCGTCATGGCAAGCTTGCCGGTTATTCGCACCCAACTTGTCTGTTTTGATACAGCTATCCTTGATTTAACCGAGCAATTGCAAGATCCGGTTGAAGTGCTCTTTGGTGTGCAATTGGGCGGCGGCACCGATATTAATATGGCGCTTGGCTATTGTGCGGATCTTATTGAACAACCGGCAAAAACCCATCTTGTACTCATTACCGACCTTTATGAAGGCGGCAACGCCCAACAAATGCTCGCGCGTGCAGCAGAGCTCAAACGCTCTGGCGTTAATCTTATTGTGCTGCTGGCATTATCAGATGATGGCAAGCCATCTTATGACCATCAACATGCCCAAAGCCTTGCCGCGATGGATTGTCCAGTCTTTGCCTGTACGCCGGACCGTTTTCCCTCATTAATGGCCGCAGCCTTGCAAAGACAGGACTTAAACCAATGGGCTGAAGCCAACGATATTGCACCACTTATTGACCAAAGCGCGCATTAA
- a CDS encoding MFS transporter — translation MDNIKNDGDQWQPTPISQKDINYASIITFFAWVFAVYDFILFGMLLPVMGQDFGWDEAKQTEMATLIAIGGTVVAFVIGPIVDRIGRRKGIIFTVVGTGIASALTSLGISFGKMGLILVRSVAGLGYAEQGINAAYLTEIYAKSKDLTFQKRKGFIYSLVQSGWPVGALTAAGLTAILLPYIGWQGCFIFAAIPCFIVAFFARKLKESPQFEIMKKISELKKAGKNDEIKALAERFNIAAPSHQQTSIKVAFQGKALRSTLVLSFAVLLNWAAIQVFSVLGTSVIVNIHKLSFENSLLILVLSNLVGFAGYLVHGMLGDRIGRRNTIAIGWILGGFAFSAMIFLSSNLTVVITLYSVGLFFLTGPYAALMFFMGESFPTQIRATGGAIILAMGPLGAILAGIGITFVLKSGGEWASAAFWFGALPCFLSGLMIFATPHIKPENMQ, via the coding sequence ATGGACAACATTAAAAATGATGGTGACCAGTGGCAACCGACGCCAATTAGCCAAAAAGATATTAATTATGCGTCAATTATAACATTCTTTGCTTGGGTATTTGCAGTCTACGACTTTATCTTGTTTGGTATGCTGTTGCCGGTCATGGGACAAGACTTTGGTTGGGACGAAGCAAAACAGACAGAGATGGCAACATTGATTGCAATTGGCGGTACGGTAGTCGCATTTGTCATTGGTCCAATTGTTGATCGTATTGGACGGCGAAAAGGAATTATATTTACCGTTGTTGGGACTGGTATAGCCTCGGCTTTGACTTCACTCGGTATTAGTTTTGGTAAAATGGGGCTAATATTGGTGCGCTCGGTTGCAGGCCTTGGCTATGCTGAACAGGGAATTAATGCTGCTTATCTTACTGAAATATATGCAAAATCAAAAGATTTAACTTTTCAAAAACGCAAAGGTTTTATCTATTCTCTCGTTCAAAGTGGTTGGCCTGTTGGCGCATTAACGGCAGCAGGTTTAACCGCAATATTATTGCCCTATATCGGCTGGCAAGGCTGTTTCATTTTTGCGGCTATTCCTTGCTTTATTGTCGCATTCTTTGCACGAAAATTAAAAGAAAGCCCACAATTTGAAATCATGAAAAAGATTTCAGAATTGAAAAAGGCAGGTAAAAATGATGAAATTAAAGCGCTTGCCGAGCGTTTTAACATTGCAGCACCATCTCATCAACAAACCAGCATAAAGGTTGCTTTTCAAGGCAAGGCATTGCGCTCGACATTGGTTCTAAGCTTTGCCGTTTTATTAAATTGGGCAGCTATTCAGGTCTTTAGTGTTTTGGGAACATCGGTCATTGTCAATATCCATAAACTATCTTTTGAAAATTCTCTTTTAATATTGGTTCTATCAAATTTGGTTGGTTTTGCTGGCTATTTGGTTCATGGTATGTTGGGTGATCGCATTGGGCGGCGTAACACAATTGCAATTGGTTGGATTTTGGGCGGCTTTGCATTTAGCGCGATGATTTTCCTGTCGAGCAATCTTACTGTTGTCATTACATTGTATAGTGTTGGCTTGTTCTTTTTAACTGGCCCTTATGCAGCTTTGATGTTTTTCATGGGTGAATCATTTCCAACCCAAATCCGCGCAACCGGCGGTGCAATCATTCTTGCTATGGGGCCGCTAGGCGCAATTTTGGCCGGTATTGGTATTACATTTGTTTTAAAATCTGGTGGTGAATGGGCATCCGCCGCTTTCTGGTTTGGGGCGCTTCCTTGTTTCTTATCGGGATTAATGATTTTTGCAACACCGCATATCAAGCCTGAAAATATGCAATAA